CTTGCTCTCGCGGACGACCGACGAGAAGCACATCGCGTTCCTCGAGGACACCGCGGTCCCGCCCGAGAACCTCCCGGCGTTCGTCGCGGACTTCCAGGCGGTGCTGGAGGATCACGACACTTACGCCAGCTTCTACGCCCACGCGGGGCCCGGCGTCCTCCACATCCGCCCGCTGATCGACACGAAGACTGAGGCGGGGCTCGAGGAGATGGCGTCGATCGCCGACGCGGTGACGGACCTCGTCGTCGAGTACGACGGCTCGGTCTCGGGCGAGCACGGCGACGGCCGCGCCCGAACGCAGTGGAACCGCAAGCTGTACGGCGAGGAGCTGTGGGAGACCTTCCAGGAGCTGAAGACGGCGTTCGATCCCGACTGGCTGCTCAATCCCGGCCAGGTCGTCTTCCGCGATGAGGATCCGACCGATATGACCGAGCACCACCGGTTCGGCCCCGACTACTCGTTCGAACCGGGGTTCGAACCTACCCTCGAGTGGGACAACGACAACGGCTTCCAGGGGATGGTCGAACTCTGTCACGGCTGTGGCGGCTGTCGGGGCGAGCAGTCTACGACGGGCGGCGTGATGTGTCCGACCTACCGGGCGAGCGAGGAGGAGATTACGAGCACCCGCGGGCGGGCGAACGCGCTCCGACAGGCGATGAGCGGCGACCTCGACCCTGACGAGGCCTTCTCCGACGAGTTCGTCGAGGAGGTGATGGACCTCTGTATCGGCTGCAAGGGGTGTGCGATCGACTGTCCGAGCGAGGTCGACATGGCGAAACTCAAAGCGGAGGTGACCCACGAGTACCACCAGCGCAACGGCTCGTCGCTGCGGGATCGTCTCTTCGCGAACGTCGCCACCCTCTCGCGGTGGGGGTCGAAGCTCCCGCTGCTCTCGACGGCGGCCCCGAAGCTCCCGGGCGCCCGAATGCTCCTGGAGGCGACCATCGGGATCGACGCCGATCGGCCGCTACCGTCGTTCCGTCCGATGACGTTTCGGGACTGGTTCGAGGAGCGAGGCGGCACGCGCGTTCCCGAGCGCGGCGCCGACCGGAAGGCGATCATCTACCCCGATCCCTACACCAACTACAGCCATCCCGAGGCGGGGAAAGCCGCCGTGCGGGTCCTCGAAGCCGCGGGCGTCCCCGTCAAGGTGCCCGACGAGCTCGACGACACGGGTCGGCCCGCGTTCTCGAAGGGCTTCCTCGAGCAGGCCGAGGCGACCGCTCGCGAGAACGTCCGGTCGCTGGCGCCGCTCGTCGAGGACGGCTGGGACGTCGTCGTAATCGAGCCCTCCGACGCGGTGATGCTCCAGTCGGACTACCTCGATCTGCTCTCCGACGAGGAGGCCCGAACGCTCGCGAACGCGAGCTACGGGATCTGCGAGTATCTCGACACGTTCCGGCTCGACGACCGGCTTGCCTTCGATGGCGTCGAGGCGTCGCTGACCTACCACGGCCACTGCCACCAGAAGGCGACGGCCAAGGACCACCACGCGGTCGGCGTCCTCCGGCGGGCCGGCTACGCCGTCGACCCGCTCGACTCGGGCTGTTGTGGGATGGCCGGCAGCTTCGGTTACGAGGCCGAACACGGCTCGCTGAGCGACGCGATCGCGTCGATCCTCTACGACCAGGTCGAGGCGAGCCCCGGCGAGCGGGTGGTCGCACCTGGCGCCTCCTGTCGCACCCAGCTGCAGAACCGCGACGGCGACGTCGAGGAGCCGCCGACACCGATCGAACTCGTCGACGCCGCGCTCGAGTAGTTCGGTCGACAGTCGAGGACATCGATTTATTGTCTCGTTGCTCGTAGGGACGCCCATGACATCCACCGTCCTCGTTCCGATCGACGACTCGGAGCGGTCGAGCGACGCTCTCGAGCACGCTCTCGAGACGCATCCGGACGCGACGATCACGGCGATACACGTCGTCGATCCGCGGAAGTTCTACACTGGAACCGGAATCGAGGGGAGCATCACGGCAGACTACGAGCGGATCCGGGAGGGGTACGAACAGCAGGCGCAGGCGCTGCTCGAGGACGCCCGCGAAGCGGCCACCGAGCACGGCGTCGAGATCGAGACGGAGTACGTCACCGGCGCGGTCGCCCGGTCGATCGTCGACTACACGGCCGACCACGACGTCGACCAGATCGTCATGGGGAGCCACGGCCGCTCGGGTGCGAGCCGGATCCTGCTCGGTAGCGTCGCCGAGGCCGTCGCCCGTCGTTCTCCGGTACCCGTCACGATCGTCCGCTGAGGGGGGTTCTCGGTGTCGTTCCACACCCACATGGGGACGTCGTGACCGACAGGCGGTCGTCCCGCGTCGCCCGATGTCGGAGACGGTCCCGCAAAAGCGCCGGAAACGGGAGCCTTTTGCGCTCGCTTTGCCAACGACGACCTATGACTCAGACATCCGGCACGTTCGGCGAGTGGCCGCTCAAGCGGCTGCTGACCGAGGTCGTCGGTTCGGGGCCGAAGTCGGCCGACGATATGAGCCGCGACCAGGCCCGCGAAGCCCTGCAGCGGATCCTCGCGGGCGAGCCCGAGGAGACGACGCTGGGCGCGTTCTGGCTGGCGAACCGCTGGAAGCGAAACACGCCCGCGGAGCTGGCGGCCTACACCGACGTCATGCGCGAGGAGTCGGTCGTCACCGCCGCGCCCGACGCCGACCCGGTCGACTGCGGCGCGAACTACGACGGCAAACACACCTCCGCGCTGCTGGGCGTCGGCGCCGGCGTCGTCGCCGCCGCGGCCGGAACGCCCGTCGTCGTCCACTCCGGGGACGGGGTGCCGACTCAGAAGGAAACGGCGTACAAACACGTCCTCGACGAACTGGGCATTCGGACCGAACTCGAGCCCGAGGAAAGCGCCGCGATGGCCGACGAGACCGGGTTCGGCTTCTACTACCAGCCCGCGTTCAACCCCGGGATCGACGCCCTCTTCGAGCGACGCGACGAGATGGGCGTCCGCACGTTCGTCAACACGATCGAGACGGTCGCCAACCCCGCCGAGGCCGACGTCCACCTCGGCTCGTTCTACCACCTCGCGTTCGCGAAGAAGCTGTCCGACCTGATCGAAGGAAGCGAGCAACTCGACTTCTCGCGGGCGATCTTCTTCCAGGGGATGGAAGGCTACGACGATATCCGTCCCGGCTACACGAAGGTCGCCGAGTGGAACGCAGGCGAGGACCTGACCGACTACGAGATCGAGACCGCCGAGTACGGCATGGAGATAGAAAGCGAGGACCTCGCGGTCGGCGACGTCCGGGCCGACTCCGCGGCGATCACCGAGGACGTCCTGGCCGGCGAACGCGACGACCAGTTCGCCGACGCTGTCGCCCTCAACGGCGCGTTCCGCATGTACGCCCGCCAGGACGTCGCGACTCTCGAGGAGGGCCTCGAAGCGGCCCGCGACGCGATCGCCGACGGCAGCGCCGCGGCGGTGCTCGAAGAGCTGCGCGAGTACTGACGGCTATCAGCCCATCGGACAGCTTTTGTGAGGCCCCGTGGCCTGACGGATCGAGATCAGGACCACTCCACGATCGGCTCCCCGGCGCCCGACCGCCGGACGTACTCGGTTTGCATCTCGTGGACGGCGTCCTCGAAGTCGGCGCCGCCGTCGAGGTGGTCGCGAACGCGGGCCAGCTTCCACCGGCTCGGCGTCGTCCGATCGGTCCAGCGGGCCTCGATCGGGGCGAGGAACGTCTCGACCGTCTCCGGAGGGACGCCCTGCTCGCGGAGGCCGCGGCGGGCGAACGCGAAGAGTTCGTCGTAGATCACGTCCGGATCGGTCGTCCGATCGCCGTCGGCGGTGATCCACGCGAGGTCGGCGTCGAGTCCGTCCTCGACCGCGCCGTAGAAGCTCCGTTCGGTCGCCTCCCGGTCGAGCGTTGCGAGGGGATGGTCGGCCGCACACAGCCCGCGAACGAGTCCGGCGACCAGACACTGGAAGCCGACGTTCTCCGCGATCGTCGGCTGCGCGGGGAGCGGCCGGTATTCGATGCGGATCGATCGGGCGTCGCCCCCGCTGACTGGCTGGCCGCCGATGACGGCGCGGAGCCACCGCCAGTACGTCCCTCGCTTGTGGTCGAGTTCCCAGTACTCGTCGGCGAACGTCTCGCGATCGTCGTCTTCGAGCCACTCGCGGAGGAAGGGCGCACAGGTCGGGTCGGCGACGAGCCGATCGACGGTGTCGGCGGCGTCCGTGATCTCATCGGGGACGCGAACCTTCTCCCAGGCCCGGTTGATCGACTGTTCGAACACCGGAATCCGGAGTTCGTGAAACGTCTCGTCGAGTAAGCGAGACGGGTCGTCGGGATCGTACAGGTCGACGGGTAGGAGCGGCGAGTTCGTCGCCAGCGCGAGCACCGGCCCCAGGGTCCCGCGAGCGGTGTTGTAGTAGCGGGGAAACCGATCCGCGGACGGGATCTGGACGTGGGGCTGGATCGAACTCGTGAGCGACTCGAACAGGATCGACGGGAACTCCCGATCGACGCCCGGCACGGAGAGCGCGAGTCGATCCGCACTCCTCCGAACGTGGTTGTCGATCGCGTAGTACCGCGGCGACGGCGTCATGTTCTCGGCGATCGTCACCCCGTCGCGATCGCGGACGGCTGTGAGGTAGGCCGCCGTTCCCTCCCGTGGTGGGATTGCCCACATCCCGTCTAGGACGAGTTGCGTTCCCTCGCGTTCGGCTGCCGCTCGTCCGCGCCGACAGTCGCGACGGAGCTGGGCCGCCTGTGCGGCGATGCCGTCGCCGTCGAAGGGGTTCGGATCGGTGTTGAATTCGACGTTGTGCACCCCGAGTTCCTTCTCGCAGGGCCCCTCGAAGACGGGCTTCGGCACGCGGGCGAGTCGACCGTCGTCGTCGACCGCGTAGGCCTCGAGTTCGAGTCCGATTCCGAAGCCGGGGCTGTCGAGTCCCCCGTCGCGAAGGACCTCGGTGAGCCGATCGCCTTGCTCGTCGACGCGGCGGGCGAACTCACCCCGCGTCGCATCCCGGAGCGATCGATCGACGAGCTCGACGTACTCGTCCATTACCGGAACGAAGCCACTCCAGTCGCTTAGAACTGTGGTGTGGGGTGTCGTGGTCGCCGGGAGCAATAGAGGGGACCCCTCGCTCGGGACACATCTTACCAGTG
This genomic window from Natronococcus occultus SP4 contains:
- a CDS encoding FAD-binding and (Fe-S)-binding domain-containing protein, with amino-acid sequence MTTTPPSRPDPADDPRADYDYRSDDVDRPALVEDIGRLIEGDVRADSYSRELYATDASIYEVTPVAVVFPHSTADVAATVEYCAERGIPVLPRGGGTSLAGQTVNEAVVLDFTLSMDGVVDVDPDARRATAQPGIYLETLNETLEPHDLKFAPDPAWGDKSALGGAIGNNSTGAHSLQYGKTDAYVESCEVVLADGTRTRFGEVALEDLPELAAGDDLEAAIYAEVARILEERGELIEDTYPDLKRNVSGYNLDWLLEDARGAERGIGEPDAEGGTVNLAKLLCGSEGTLAIVTEATVSLEPIPAEKSMALLAYDSVLDAMDDVAAIVDHDAAAVEVIDDVLIDLARGTAEFAPVTEMLPEGTGAVLIVEFYAEDAADGERRVANLLADRCPSVDPVGEVDPPEERVVTDEAVHAFDAIEAHDAESRSQIWKLRKSGLPILLSRTTDEKHIAFLEDTAVPPENLPAFVADFQAVLEDHDTYASFYAHAGPGVLHIRPLIDTKTEAGLEEMASIADAVTDLVVEYDGSVSGEHGDGRARTQWNRKLYGEELWETFQELKTAFDPDWLLNPGQVVFRDEDPTDMTEHHRFGPDYSFEPGFEPTLEWDNDNGFQGMVELCHGCGGCRGEQSTTGGVMCPTYRASEEEITSTRGRANALRQAMSGDLDPDEAFSDEFVEEVMDLCIGCKGCAIDCPSEVDMAKLKAEVTHEYHQRNGSSLRDRLFANVATLSRWGSKLPLLSTAAPKLPGARMLLEATIGIDADRPLPSFRPMTFRDWFEERGGTRVPERGADRKAIIYPDPYTNYSHPEAGKAAVRVLEAAGVPVKVPDELDDTGRPAFSKGFLEQAEATARENVRSLAPLVEDGWDVVVIEPSDAVMLQSDYLDLLSDEEARTLANASYGICEYLDTFRLDDRLAFDGVEASLTYHGHCHQKATAKDHHAVGVLRRAGYAVDPLDSGCCGMAGSFGYEAEHGSLSDAIASILYDQVEASPGERVVAPGASCRTQLQNRDGDVEEPPTPIELVDAALE
- a CDS encoding anthranilate phosphoribosyltransferase, yielding MTQTSGTFGEWPLKRLLTEVVGSGPKSADDMSRDQAREALQRILAGEPEETTLGAFWLANRWKRNTPAELAAYTDVMREESVVTAAPDADPVDCGANYDGKHTSALLGVGAGVVAAAAGTPVVVHSGDGVPTQKETAYKHVLDELGIRTELEPEESAAMADETGFGFYYQPAFNPGIDALFERRDEMGVRTFVNTIETVANPAEADVHLGSFYHLAFAKKLSDLIEGSEQLDFSRAIFFQGMEGYDDIRPGYTKVAEWNAGEDLTDYEIETAEYGMEIESEDLAVGDVRADSAAITEDVLAGERDDQFADAVALNGAFRMYARQDVATLEEGLEAARDAIADGSAAAVLEELREY
- a CDS encoding universal stress protein, encoding MTSTVLVPIDDSERSSDALEHALETHPDATITAIHVVDPRKFYTGTGIEGSITADYERIREGYEQQAQALLEDAREAATEHGVEIETEYVTGAVARSIVDYTADHDVDQIVMGSHGRSGASRILLGSVAEAVARRSPVPVTIVR